One genomic segment of Erysipelotrichaceae bacterium 66202529 includes these proteins:
- a CDS encoding pentose-5-phosphate 3-epimerase, with translation MKHIKIAAGLAHVNYGRIADLVKEVSDAGVDYIHSDAADMHDLQNMKLMGGHQIIAGIRPETDKPIECHIYTISMDKMFIEQIDEAGANMLIIPAEHFIGAQLAYIINWCRERKIKVGLTLGCYTPLCFVEESIYDIDRLHIVTHGVDETDGKDNWGWRKSAIDLVQRARKMIDEKNPKCELAVDGGLRADNMDKLIECNPDVIVLSSAIFKDPDGAAAGVKKCRAAIDAAAEKYGLE, from the coding sequence ATGAAACATATTAAAATTGCGGCTGGACTTGCACATGTAAATTACGGCAGAATTGCCGATCTGGTAAAGGAGGTCAGTGACGCAGGCGTTGATTATATCCATTCAGATGCTGCCGATATGCACGATCTTCAAAATATGAAGCTGATGGGAGGACATCAGATCATCGCAGGAATCCGCCCGGAAACTGATAAACCTATTGAATGTCATATCTATACGATCAGCATGGACAAAATGTTCATTGAGCAGATCGATGAAGCAGGTGCAAATATGCTGATTATCCCTGCCGAGCATTTTATCGGTGCACAGCTTGCCTATATCATCAACTGGTGCCGTGAGCGTAAGATCAAGGTTGGTCTGACCCTGGGATGCTATACGCCGTTATGCTTTGTAGAGGAAAGCATTTATGATATCGACCGTCTGCACATCGTTACACACGGTGTGGATGAGACAGATGGAAAGGATAACTGGGGATGGAGAAAGAGTGCCATAGACCTGGTACAGCGTGCACGCAAGATGATTGATGAGAAGAATCCGAAATGTGAGCTGGCTGTAGACGGAGGTCTGCGTGCTGATAATATGGACAAGCTGATCGAATGCAATCCAGATGTCATCGTTTTGTCCAGTGCTATTTTCAAGGATCCAGATGGGGCAGCAGCTGGTGTGAAGAAATGCAGAGCCGCAATCGATGCCGCAGCAGAAAAATACGGTCTTGAATAA
- a CDS encoding GntR family transcriptional regulator, whose translation MFVIDTQSKLPIFEQLKKQILEFITIGILSPNDKLPSVRAMASQIGVNPNTVAKAYQELEEQGYIYSEKGKGCFVADNESDKLIREDKLKDFKGTVADMKQHHIEREELYKAIDAVYEEGTDHA comes from the coding sequence ATGTTTGTAATTGACACACAAAGCAAGCTTCCGATATTTGAACAATTAAAAAAGCAAATACTGGAGTTTATCACGATTGGTATTTTATCACCAAACGACAAGCTTCCCTCTGTTCGTGCCATGGCATCACAGATTGGTGTAAATCCCAATACCGTTGCCAAAGCCTATCAGGAGCTGGAAGAGCAAGGATATATCTACTCGGAGAAAGGGAAGGGATGCTTTGTGGCAGACAATGAATCCGATAAGCTGATACGGGAGGATAAACTAAAGGATTTTAAAGGTACAGTTGCCGATATGAAGCAGCATCATATCGAAAGAGAGGAGCTGTACAAGGCGATTGATGCAGTCTATGAGGAGGGAACAGATCATGCTTAA
- a CDS encoding PTS mannose transporter subunit IIC translates to MKNIQAKLQTFAGAMMVPIILLVLVGFFVGIGSAFTNYILPEGNILYNLFTMITNLGFMFMNNLQLWFAVAIAFTLAKKEKGWAAFAGLILFFCFMRGIEGWAALEGWTAETTTVDALVKSGYSQQAALNFNALWSSSLGIYSYNMGIFSGIVTGLIAAALHNKFVDTKLPAMFGFFAGTKFVIIMVALASIPLAIAFYYVWPYVAGALQNITGFIRTSGLLGTFVFGTLDKMLLPFGIHHLIAFPIEYTKVGGTMMIDGVMYEGVKNIINGQAASASATGYITRNFTNGRLLFQLAGLPGAAFAMYRCAKPENKKKVAALLVPSVFTLAMVGISEPIEYTFLFVAPALYWLVYAPLCGLCYVAAEITNISINGTALFFMIPNLFQPQKVHAMSALWLLPVTFIVYYFAFKFAITKFNLKTPGRDDEGEIKLMSKKEYNEIKNSGKDGAVASDLPEDALEIRIIEALGGADNIETVTCCASRLRVTVKDDSLIAPDSSWKNYLEAIGVVRGKNSVQVIYGVRVVNITTKVKDYLHLD, encoded by the coding sequence ATGAAAAATATTCAGGCAAAACTTCAGACATTTGCCGGGGCAATGATGGTTCCAATCATCCTGCTTGTACTTGTTGGTTTCTTCGTCGGTATCGGTAGTGCATTTACAAACTACATTCTGCCGGAAGGAAACATCCTGTACAATCTGTTCACTATGATTACCAATTTGGGATTCATGTTCATGAACAATCTGCAGCTATGGTTCGCCGTGGCAATTGCCTTCACTCTTGCCAAGAAGGAGAAGGGATGGGCAGCATTTGCGGGTCTGATCTTATTCTTCTGCTTCATGAGGGGGATCGAAGGATGGGCTGCATTGGAAGGATGGACTGCAGAAACAACTACTGTGGATGCACTGGTAAAAAGCGGTTATTCCCAGCAGGCAGCGCTGAACTTCAACGCATTATGGTCAAGCTCTTTGGGGATCTATTCATACAACATGGGAATCTTCTCCGGTATCGTTACCGGTTTGATTGCCGCAGCACTGCACAACAAATTCGTTGATACAAAGCTGCCGGCGATGTTCGGATTCTTCGCAGGTACAAAATTCGTTATTATCATGGTGGCTCTTGCTTCCATTCCACTGGCTATCGCATTCTACTATGTATGGCCGTATGTCGCAGGTGCTCTGCAGAATATTACAGGCTTTATCCGTACAAGCGGTCTGCTGGGAACCTTCGTGTTCGGTACACTGGATAAGATGCTGCTGCCGTTTGGTATCCACCATCTGATTGCATTCCCGATCGAATATACAAAGGTCGGCGGTACGATGATGATCGACGGTGTGATGTATGAGGGTGTAAAAAACATTATCAACGGGCAGGCTGCAAGCGCAAGTGCAACCGGCTATATCACAAGAAACTTCACAAACGGACGTCTGCTGTTCCAGCTGGCTGGTCTGCCTGGTGCTGCATTTGCAATGTATCGCTGTGCAAAACCGGAAAACAAGAAGAAGGTTGCGGCATTGCTGGTACCATCTGTCTTCACTCTGGCGATGGTTGGTATTTCAGAGCCAATCGAGTATACCTTCCTGTTCGTTGCTCCTGCACTGTACTGGCTGGTATATGCTCCATTATGCGGTCTGTGCTATGTGGCTGCAGAAATCACCAATATTTCCATCAACGGAACAGCGTTATTCTTCATGATTCCAAACCTGTTCCAGCCGCAGAAGGTACATGCTATGAGTGCATTATGGCTGTTGCCTGTAACCTTTATCGTATACTACTTCGCATTCAAATTTGCAATTACAAAATTCAATCTGAAAACACCTGGTCGTGATGATGAGGGTGAAATCAAGCTGATGAGTAAAAAAGAATACAATGAAATTAAAAATAGCGGCAAGGATGGTGCTGTAGCTTCCGATTTACCGGAGGATGCACTGGAAATCCGTATTATTGAGGCTCTTGGGGGAGCAGACAATATTGAAACGGTAACCTGCTGTGCTAGCCGTCTGCGTGTTACAGTTAAAGACGATTCCCTAATCGCACCGGATTCCAGCTGGAAGAACTATCTGGAAGCAATCGGTGTGGTACGCGGTAAGAATTCAGTTCAGGTCATCTATGGTGTCCGTGTAGTAAATATCACAACAAAGGTGAAAGACTATCTGCATTTAGATTAA
- a CDS encoding PTS glucose transporter subunit IIA — translation MFGFKKKENKEKESKREELLSVVDGTLIPIEEVKNPVFSQKMMGDGFAVASTGDTIYACADATVTMLFPSNHAVGLTLPNGMEILIHVGIDTVNENGNGFTCMCEQGKTVKKGEALLKMDREYLLSKGYDLTVIVIFTNAESYKEFRKVDNVDMKGGESIAVTYTV, via the coding sequence ATGTTTGGCTTTAAGAAAAAAGAAAATAAAGAAAAAGAAAGTAAGCGGGAAGAGCTTCTTTCTGTGGTAGATGGTACCCTGATTCCAATCGAAGAGGTAAAGAATCCGGTGTTTTCCCAGAAAATGATGGGAGACGGCTTTGCGGTGGCATCTACCGGTGATACGATTTATGCCTGTGCGGATGCGACAGTAACGATGCTGTTTCCAAGCAATCATGCAGTGGGACTGACTCTGCCTAACGGTATGGAAATTCTGATTCATGTTGGAATTGATACGGTAAATGAAAACGGAAACGGCTTTACCTGTATGTGCGAACAGGGAAAGACAGTGAAAAAAGGAGAGGCATTGCTGAAAATGGATCGTGAGTATTTGTTATCCAAGGGCTATGATCTGACAGTTATTGTCATTTTCACAAATGCAGAAAGCTATAAGGAATTCCGTAAAGTGGATAATGTGGATATGAAGGGTGGAGAAAGTATAGCTGTAACGTACACAGTATAG
- a CDS encoding PRD domain-containing protein: MNKRIMKIVDVLLKQDSYITIDKISEELAVSNKTIRNDLQIVDQYLEENHLRLIKKTGVGIRIEGSVNDKLHILESVREKNKTLADYSPQARKIFIGMQLSTFDSCRIYELSEQLFVSRATIHKDILSLTRDLETFKITLHRKNNNGISMEGKEKNIRNFLLELMLRDNGYQMFMDIIRRDDYRCDGSYVYPGLEVTDDEMKDFTDCILRCGNPYISSLTFPSMVLVVLRMFVLYLRIQDHHIVHLSDSFISDLKKEPFYKEVRELCDRLANHYRLQIPDVEIRYLQVYFLALQNSSDLSEQEQKEARMLSDALLSSWSEQLHLPFDQDEELRQSVYDHLCPAILRFRHGIPKENPLMQEIHTLYERTFQVARTSVSVIEEHFHCKVSDDEVGFLALHLAASLEHMKQPLKTVLVAHGGVGAGNLLRRKLTAQIPEIDIISQETFLSIYERDVSDVDLIISTLELSLHTDVKILQVNSLLHDYDLHRLKDIIRDYYKVKNDPYNFKAAVQE; encoded by the coding sequence ATGAATAAACGTATCATGAAAATCGTGGATGTACTATTGAAACAGGATTCCTATATCACGATTGATAAAATTTCCGAAGAGCTTGCGGTTTCCAATAAAACGATACGCAATGATCTTCAAATCGTGGATCAGTATCTGGAGGAAAACCACCTCAGACTGATTAAAAAAACCGGTGTCGGTATCCGAATTGAGGGCTCGGTGAATGACAAGCTGCATATTCTGGAGAGTGTTCGTGAGAAGAACAAAACACTTGCGGATTATTCTCCGCAGGCCCGTAAGATTTTCATCGGGATGCAGCTGAGTACCTTTGACAGCTGCCGTATTTATGAGCTGAGTGAACAGCTTTTTGTCTCCCGTGCCACAATTCACAAGGATATCCTGTCGCTTACCAGGGATCTGGAAACCTTTAAGATTACCTTACATCGCAAGAATAATAACGGAATCAGCATGGAAGGGAAGGAAAAAAATATCCGTAACTTTCTACTGGAGCTGATGCTGCGGGATAACGGCTATCAGATGTTTATGGATATCATACGCCGTGATGACTACAGATGTGACGGCTCCTATGTATATCCGGGACTTGAGGTCACAGATGATGAAATGAAGGATTTCACCGACTGTATTTTACGCTGCGGAAATCCGTATATCAGCTCTTTAACCTTTCCTTCGATGGTGCTTGTGGTTCTGCGTATGTTTGTGCTTTATCTTCGTATCCAGGATCATCATATTGTCCATCTCTCTGATTCATTTATCAGCGATCTCAAAAAAGAGCCCTTCTATAAGGAAGTCAGAGAGCTGTGCGACCGGCTGGCAAATCATTACCGACTCCAAATTCCGGATGTGGAAATACGCTATCTGCAGGTTTACTTTCTGGCCCTGCAAAACAGCAGTGACCTCAGTGAACAGGAACAGAAGGAAGCACGCATGCTGAGTGATGCACTGCTTTCATCGTGGAGTGAACAGCTGCATCTTCCCTTTGATCAGGATGAGGAGCTGCGTCAGTCCGTTTACGATCATCTCTGCCCTGCCATCCTTCGCTTCCGACATGGCATACCGAAGGAGAATCCTTTGATGCAGGAAATCCATACCTTGTACGAACGAACCTTTCAGGTCGCACGAACCAGCGTTTCTGTGATTGAAGAGCATTTCCACTGCAAGGTAAGCGATGATGAGGTAGGCTTTTTAGCACTGCATCTGGCCGCATCTCTGGAACATATGAAGCAGCCTCTGAAAACTGTGCTGGTTGCCCACGGCGGTGTTGGTGCCGGAAACCTGCTGCGCAGAAAGCTCACCGCACAGATACCGGAAATCGACATTATTTCCCAGGAAACATTTCTCTCCATCTATGAGCGTGATGTGAGTGATGTCGATCTGATAATCAGTACCCTGGAGCTCAGCCTGCATACCGATGTCAAAATCCTGCAGGTAAATTCCCTGCTTCATGATTATGATCTTCACCGTTTAAAGGATATTATCCGCGATTATTACAAGGTGAAAAATGATCCCTATAATTTTAAAGCAGCAGTACAGGAATAG
- a CDS encoding Sapep family Mn(2+)-dependent dipeptidase, with translation MNSIQNIQQSEDIEKFLEDVGRLVAIPSVRDMETASAKAPFGKEIRKAFDAFMEIAQRMGFTVRDFDGYALDAQIGEGDDYIGVLGHLDVVEAGERSLWNSDPFVMRQENGMLYGRGVNDDKGPLLAALYAAARIKKEKRKLHHPIRIIAGGAEETTWECMEHYFKHAVQPVCGFSPDGNFPIVNGEKGILQVRFLMQADKDIRLYCKERLNIVCDDIQVLLPKGSDISFVERTNLIEVLPDGIRITYRGIRALSRNPQRGENAIYKLVKDFHGHLDRNTSLYAMVNMLYENFTDDFYGKKSGLYFEDEAMGCGSVCPMSMQTHNGMLELCLDVRYVKATNEQELLSVLRTLALQYGCDLEVLRHKRLLYVEENSTLIQSLKTAYQRVMDEEAAVFTKGGASYARVLDHGVAFGATFPDEDPRPHMPNECMPVESLLKASDIYYEALVELACIKR, from the coding sequence ATGAATTCGATACAAAATATACAACAGAGTGAAGATATAGAGAAATTCCTGGAAGATGTAGGCCGTCTTGTTGCGATACCGTCTGTTCGGGATATGGAAACTGCATCAGCCAAAGCACCGTTTGGTAAGGAAATCCGCAAGGCATTTGATGCATTTATGGAAATTGCACAAAGGATGGGCTTTACCGTTCGCGATTTTGACGGCTATGCATTGGATGCACAGATAGGAGAAGGGGATGATTACATCGGTGTTCTCGGTCATCTGGATGTGGTCGAAGCAGGTGAGCGCTCTTTGTGGAACAGTGATCCCTTTGTTATGCGTCAGGAAAACGGTATGCTGTATGGCCGTGGTGTCAATGATGACAAGGGGCCTTTGCTGGCAGCTTTGTATGCGGCAGCACGTATCAAAAAAGAAAAGCGAAAGCTGCACCACCCAATCCGCATCATTGCTGGAGGTGCGGAGGAGACAACCTGGGAATGTATGGAACATTATTTCAAGCATGCGGTACAGCCGGTTTGCGGCTTTTCACCGGATGGCAATTTTCCTATCGTCAATGGAGAAAAGGGAATTCTTCAGGTACGCTTCCTCATGCAGGCGGATAAGGATATCCGATTGTATTGTAAAGAACGGTTGAATATTGTCTGTGATGATATCCAGGTGCTGCTGCCAAAGGGAAGCGATATCAGCTTTGTGGAGCGTACCAATCTGATTGAGGTACTGCCGGATGGAATCAGGATAACCTATCGCGGGATAAGGGCATTATCACGCAATCCACAGCGTGGGGAGAATGCCATTTATAAGCTTGTAAAGGATTTTCATGGACACCTAGACAGGAACACCTCCTTATATGCCATGGTAAATATGCTGTATGAAAATTTTACAGATGATTTTTATGGTAAGAAAAGCGGCTTATATTTTGAGGATGAGGCAATGGGCTGCGGCTCTGTCTGTCCAATGTCAATGCAGACCCACAATGGTATGCTGGAGCTGTGCTTGGATGTGCGTTATGTAAAAGCAACAAATGAGCAGGAGCTGCTTTCTGTGCTGCGAACGCTTGCTTTGCAATACGGTTGTGACCTTGAGGTTCTTCGTCATAAGCGTTTGCTGTATGTGGAAGAAAACAGTACACTGATTCAGAGTCTGAAAACCGCATACCAGCGTGTAATGGATGAAGAAGCTGCGGTGTTCACAAAGGGAGGCGCATCTTATGCCCGTGTGCTCGATCATGGCGTAGCCTTTGGTGCGACCTTTCCCGATGAGGATCCCCGCCCGCATATGCCGAATGAATGCATGCCGGTGGAATCACTGTTAAAAGCAAGCGATATCTACTATGAGGCACTTGTAGAGCTTGCATGCATAAAAAGGTGA
- a CDS encoding DUF2185 domain-containing protein, which translates to MSQKKITYIKLLHQLEKKMKNKRMEGKIAIQREEFEILLSGIPSILNGYDLVKLEVGEKINREALRKHLKEQFEITDTDSAIKAIKAFLNDNVQWQYEQFLGFWKDDPQFDLEELDEKARLFFEGCKTFAKQFYPFLKEQGFAAFDYGECVRMIRECYAVDILDRETVEMMLQDIGTRAFRQFDSWEEFAISYLCGGCYFMFRSSGMNNDYGSMMFQNELQAIEKLFFESRTNVWNRYSWLEGKKYFPGIKEGKKLIESTLGCFVTDRVSIDQDKICYMVREEPSKDNPDSGWRIFAGDETQEYIDDIDHTQVFSLNTVCNYDPDIIPFLEEPIGTVVIRNAEGKLVKEEKQEG; encoded by the coding sequence ATGTCACAGAAAAAAATAACGTATATCAAGCTGCTGCATCAGCTGGAAAAAAAGATGAAAAACAAACGAATGGAAGGGAAAATCGCTATTCAAAGAGAAGAATTTGAAATCCTGCTTTCCGGAATACCTTCCATTTTGAACGGCTATGATCTGGTAAAGCTTGAGGTAGGGGAAAAGATAAACCGTGAGGCTCTGCGCAAGCATTTAAAGGAACAGTTTGAAATCACTGATACAGACAGTGCAATTAAAGCAATCAAAGCCTTTTTGAATGATAATGTACAATGGCAGTATGAGCAGTTTCTGGGCTTCTGGAAGGATGATCCTCAGTTTGATTTAGAGGAGCTGGATGAGAAAGCAAGACTGTTCTTCGAGGGCTGTAAAACATTCGCAAAGCAGTTTTATCCCTTCCTGAAGGAGCAAGGCTTTGCCGCCTTTGATTATGGAGAATGCGTCCGTATGATCCGGGAATGCTATGCGGTCGATATTCTGGATCGGGAAACGGTAGAAATGATGCTGCAGGATATCGGAACCCGGGCATTCCGGCAGTTTGACAGCTGGGAGGAATTTGCAATCAGCTATCTTTGCGGTGGATGCTACTTTATGTTTCGTAGCTCCGGTATGAACAATGATTATGGGAGCATGATGTTTCAGAATGAACTGCAGGCAATCGAAAAGCTCTTTTTTGAAAGCAGAACAAATGTATGGAATCGGTACTCCTGGCTGGAGGGTAAGAAATATTTCCCGGGAATTAAAGAGGGGAAAAAGCTCATTGAAAGCACCCTTGGCTGCTTTGTGACGGATCGTGTCAGCATCGATCAGGATAAAATCTGTTATATGGTACGCGAGGAGCCTTCCAAAGACAATCCGGACAGCGGCTGGAGAATCTTCGCAGGGGATGAAACACAGGAGTATATCGATGACATTGATCACACACAGGTATTCTCTTTGAATACCGTATGCAATTATGATCCGGATATAATTCCCTTTCTCGAAGAACCAATCGGTACGGTAGTTATCCGTAATGCGGAAGGAAAGCTCGTCAAGGAAGAAAAACAGGAAGGATAG
- a CDS encoding cation diffusion facilitator family transporter, whose amino-acid sequence MTTEKKPYEMAVGITDRREALIIRKMSLISLIGNTVLSGFKLFAGVIGNSGAMISDAIHSFSDVLTTLIAWIGVKVSKKAADEAHPYGHERMECVASLLLGLVLMATGLGVGRVGVDNIIANNYETLAIPKLIALAASVVSILGKEAMFWYTRYYAKLINSSAFMADAWHHRSDAISSIGSFIGIAGAMLGFPVMDSVASVVICLFILKVAYDILRDALMKMLDTSCGEAYENQLTHYIAEKEDVRSVDLLHSRMFGNKVFIDLEISVDGDKSLRDAHAVAELVHEDVELNFPEIKHIMIHVNPANE is encoded by the coding sequence ATGACAACGGAAAAGAAGCCATATGAAATGGCAGTTGGTATCACAGACAGAAGGGAAGCATTGATTATACGAAAAATGTCGTTGATTAGCCTGATTGGTAATACGGTATTATCCGGCTTTAAGCTGTTTGCCGGTGTTATCGGTAATTCCGGTGCAATGATTTCCGATGCTATCCATTCTTTTTCAGATGTATTAACTACCTTGATTGCCTGGATTGGTGTCAAGGTTTCCAAAAAAGCTGCGGATGAGGCACATCCTTACGGACATGAACGTATGGAATGCGTCGCTTCTCTGCTTTTAGGTCTTGTGCTTATGGCAACAGGTCTGGGAGTTGGCAGAGTCGGAGTAGACAACATTATAGCAAATAACTATGAGACTCTTGCAATACCCAAATTGATTGCCCTTGCTGCGTCAGTTGTTTCCATCCTTGGAAAGGAAGCTATGTTCTGGTATACAAGATATTATGCAAAGCTAATAAATTCCTCTGCCTTCATGGCGGATGCGTGGCACCATCGCTCCGATGCGATTTCCTCCATCGGCTCTTTCATAGGCATCGCCGGCGCCATGCTTGGCTTCCCGGTTATGGATTCTGTAGCAAGCGTAGTGATTTGTCTGTTTATTTTAAAGGTTGCCTATGATATCTTAAGGGACGCATTGATGAAAATGCTGGATACCTCATGCGGTGAAGCTTATGAAAATCAGTTAACTCACTATATAGCTGAGAAAGAGGATGTACGTTCTGTAGATTTACTGCATTCCCGAATGTTTGGCAACAAGGTCTTTATTGATTTGGAAATTTCGGTAGACGGCGATAAATCATTGCGTGATGCACATGCGGTTGCTGAGCTTGTACATGAGGATGTTGAGCTTAATTTCCCTGAGATAAAGCACATCATGATCCACGTTAATCCGGCAAATGAATAA